A genomic window from Rhodococcus sp. KBS0724 includes:
- a CDS encoding thiamine pyrophosphate-binding protein yields the protein MTVNGGELLARALAEAGTTEVFTLHGGHLDAFLVACRRNGIRLTDTRHEATAGHAADAYARVTGTYGVCVVTSGPGFTNVYTALTNALLDRTPTIFVVGAPPMRETETNPLQGGFDQIAAATPVTKWAYRITDPARVPEIVALAIRKATTGIPGPVLLEVPIDVMFGEADENAVRFPVNYTVDARPGPTASAVEAALDLLGAANSPAIVIGGGVTFSRASEALVAFAETVDVPVFYPGKSDGAMPASHRLAGGGLLAIGSLPAIGQPTPDVVLVVGARAGMFTGGRTSLYPGARLIQIDIDASEIGRMQDVDVPILADCREALIALKNAADQRQWPDWSSWVEAATSAKHAHRHGFTDEETRTGKAHPYFAARAIVEACPPDTTFVMDGAEAPSWGEFFTTTEQIGGVLRLGYLGCLGVGPGFAIGAHRARPQSPVVLITGDGAAGFHIQEFDTMARHGIPVVTVVFNNAVWGMSIHGQEAVYGDEGIVVSELADSAYEKVAEAFGGYGERVKDVASIADAMKRAFAAGVPACINVEVDPHVVHPITTMMLGDVTSTDEIVVPYYENIPR from the coding sequence ATGACTGTCAATGGTGGCGAACTGCTGGCAAGAGCCCTCGCCGAAGCCGGTACTACCGAGGTATTCACCCTGCATGGAGGGCATCTGGATGCATTCCTCGTTGCCTGTCGCCGAAACGGAATTCGGCTTACCGACACCCGTCACGAAGCCACTGCCGGCCATGCCGCCGACGCCTATGCGCGGGTGACCGGGACGTACGGCGTTTGCGTCGTCACGTCCGGCCCGGGTTTCACCAATGTCTACACCGCGCTGACCAATGCGCTCCTCGATCGCACCCCGACCATCTTTGTCGTCGGGGCTCCGCCGATGCGCGAGACCGAGACGAATCCACTACAGGGCGGGTTCGATCAGATAGCCGCGGCCACACCGGTGACCAAGTGGGCCTACCGCATAACCGACCCGGCCCGCGTACCCGAAATCGTTGCTCTGGCTATTCGTAAGGCTACGACGGGAATCCCGGGTCCGGTACTGCTCGAAGTACCGATCGACGTGATGTTCGGAGAAGCGGACGAGAACGCCGTGAGATTTCCGGTGAACTACACCGTGGACGCGCGGCCAGGTCCTACTGCCTCGGCCGTGGAAGCCGCGCTCGATCTGCTCGGCGCCGCGAACAGTCCTGCGATTGTGATCGGCGGTGGTGTCACATTCTCTCGCGCGAGTGAAGCCTTGGTGGCGTTCGCGGAGACAGTGGATGTGCCTGTGTTCTACCCGGGGAAGTCCGATGGAGCGATGCCGGCAAGTCATCGTCTCGCCGGCGGTGGATTGTTGGCGATCGGGTCATTGCCCGCGATCGGACAACCGACTCCCGACGTGGTGCTCGTAGTCGGGGCCCGCGCCGGAATGTTCACCGGCGGGCGCACCAGCCTGTACCCCGGTGCGCGGTTGATACAGATCGACATCGACGCGTCCGAAATCGGACGTATGCAGGACGTGGACGTTCCGATACTCGCCGACTGTCGAGAAGCGCTCATTGCCTTGAAAAATGCTGCTGATCAACGTCAATGGCCCGACTGGAGTTCCTGGGTCGAGGCAGCGACAAGCGCCAAGCACGCGCACCGTCATGGATTTACGGACGAGGAGACGCGGACCGGAAAGGCGCATCCGTACTTCGCGGCGCGTGCGATCGTCGAAGCGTGCCCTCCTGACACGACGTTTGTCATGGACGGTGCCGAGGCGCCGTCATGGGGTGAATTCTTCACGACAACGGAACAGATTGGTGGTGTCTTGCGGCTCGGTTACCTCGGATGCCTGGGTGTCGGGCCGGGTTTCGCGATCGGTGCACATCGTGCACGGCCGCAATCACCGGTCGTGCTCATCACCGGTGACGGTGCCGCTGGATTCCACATCCAGGAATTCGACACGATGGCCCGTCACGGAATACCGGTTGTGACAGTGGTATTCAACAATGCGGTGTGGGGGATGTCGATCCACGGCCAGGAAGCGGTGTACGGGGACGAAGGAATTGTCGTCTCGGAGCTCGCGGACAGCGCATACGAGAAGGTTGCCGAGGCCTTCGGTGGATACGGCGAGCGAGTGAAGGACGTTGCATCCATCGCCGATGCGATGAAGCGTGCATTCGCTGCCGGGGTTCCCGCATGTATCAACGTCGAGGTAGACCCACACGTCGTTCACCCCATTACGACGATGATGCTCGGCGACGTCACGAGCACGGACGAAATCGTGGTCCCCTACTACGAGAACATTCCTCGCTGA
- a CDS encoding SDR family oxidoreductase, giving the protein MSTRVAGKVAVVVGGASGIGWATAQLLTAEGATVVIGDIDVDSGRSRAADLGRGAEAVRVDVVDEESVRAMFEETRARWGRVDIAVNCAGVNLPGFITELDAETWRRTVDICLTGGFFVIKHAARVMEAGAAIVSITSLNARQAAAGFAGYCSAKAGLAMLTEVAALELGERGIRVNAVSPGLVETPLVEGLTSVPAIQADFTENTPLRRNGLPRDVAEAVLYLGSDASSWTTGEVLDVNGGAHLRRYPDVMKHIGALS; this is encoded by the coding sequence ATGTCGACACGTGTTGCGGGAAAAGTGGCTGTCGTTGTCGGCGGAGCATCCGGTATCGGTTGGGCAACAGCACAATTACTGACAGCTGAAGGTGCAACCGTCGTGATCGGTGACATCGACGTCGACAGCGGACGGTCTCGGGCTGCGGACCTCGGCAGGGGAGCCGAAGCGGTCCGGGTCGACGTCGTCGACGAGGAATCGGTTCGGGCGATGTTCGAGGAAACTCGGGCGCGATGGGGTCGGGTAGATATCGCAGTGAACTGTGCCGGTGTCAATCTTCCTGGATTCATTACCGAATTGGACGCCGAGACGTGGAGGCGCACAGTGGATATCTGCCTGACCGGAGGGTTCTTCGTGATCAAGCACGCCGCCCGTGTCATGGAAGCCGGCGCCGCGATCGTCTCGATCACGTCGCTGAACGCCCGCCAGGCCGCTGCGGGATTTGCGGGATACTGCTCCGCGAAGGCGGGTCTTGCCATGCTCACCGAAGTCGCTGCGCTCGAACTCGGTGAGCGCGGGATCAGGGTGAATGCGGTCTCTCCCGGGCTCGTGGAGACTCCGCTGGTGGAAGGTCTAACCAGTGTTCCGGCCATCCAGGCGGACTTCACGGAAAACACCCCGCTGCGGCGTAACGGATTGCCGCGCGATGTTGCAGAAGCTGTGCTCTACCTTGGCTCGGATGCGTCGTCGTGGACCACGGGGGAGGTTCTCGACGTCAATGGAGGCGCGCACCTGCGCCGGTATCCCGATGTCATGAAACATATCGGGGCCTTGTCGTAG
- a CDS encoding oxygenase MpaB family protein, whose translation MKRFDLRDRTDGLDPETQYEEIYRVLATQEFPWDINQALSFALFRTYAVPTIGRLLYDTGEFTERVQKRYDDTGLILDAVLEHGMSSQAGRDGIRRMNQMHGSYTISNADMLYVLATFVVTPIRWIDSYGWRKLTRNEISGATNYYRHMGKLMGIKGIPETYERFAELMDDYEREQFAFDDGGRAVADSTLDLLCTFPPNNLAPAVVIRRFSWGLMDAPLLEAFGYPQPSRIERMLSQTALMLRGRFIRILPPRAVPKFARDLPNIRSYPNGYQVDALGTFPRGCPVAHQPAAPDVAPSN comes from the coding sequence ATGAAGCGGTTCGATCTGAGAGATCGCACGGACGGTCTGGATCCCGAAACTCAGTACGAGGAAATCTATCGGGTGCTCGCGACCCAGGAGTTTCCGTGGGACATCAATCAGGCGTTGAGCTTTGCGTTGTTTCGCACCTATGCGGTGCCCACAATCGGTCGATTGCTCTACGACACCGGTGAATTCACTGAACGGGTACAGAAGCGCTACGACGACACCGGGCTCATTCTGGATGCGGTACTGGAGCATGGAATGTCCAGTCAGGCAGGCCGTGACGGCATCCGCCGTATGAATCAGATGCACGGCTCGTACACAATCTCCAACGCGGACATGCTGTACGTGCTTGCGACGTTTGTCGTTACTCCGATTCGATGGATCGACAGTTACGGCTGGCGGAAGCTCACGCGCAACGAAATATCGGGCGCCACCAACTATTACCGACATATGGGAAAGCTCATGGGGATCAAGGGTATCCCCGAGACGTACGAGAGATTTGCCGAGTTGATGGACGACTACGAACGTGAGCAGTTCGCGTTCGACGACGGTGGACGGGCAGTTGCGGACTCCACCCTGGATCTACTGTGCACGTTTCCGCCGAACAACCTTGCCCCTGCTGTGGTTATTCGGCGTTTCTCCTGGGGGTTGATGGATGCCCCGCTGCTCGAGGCATTCGGCTACCCGCAGCCGTCCCGGATCGAGCGCATGCTGTCGCAGACTGCACTTATGTTGCGGGGCAGGTTCATTCGCATACTACCCCCTCGCGCGGTGCCGAAATTTGCGCGTGATCTGCCCAATATTCGCAGTTACCCCAACGGGTATCAGGTTGATGCTCTGGGAACTTTTCCCAGAGGTTGCCCGGTTGCGCATCAGCCTGCCGCACCCGACGTTGCTCCCTCGAATTGA